The window CCGCAGCGCGCCCTTCACCTCGTGGACTTCGTGCTGGACGGCGGCGCCCCGGCCTTCGCGGCCGAGGCCCAAGCGCTCAAGGCCGAGCTCCTCGCCGCCCGTGCGGCGGTTGAGCCCTCCTACATCGCGCGCAGCATTCTCGAGAACGGCGCGGCGGCGGCGACCGCGGCGGCGCGCGCGGAGGGGCGTTGAGGTGGCGCTGGACTTTGCCCTCGAGCCGGAGCAGGAGACGCTGGTGCGCACGCTGCGCGCCTTCGCCCAGCGCGAGCTGGCTCCGCGCAGCGGCGAATGGGACCGCGCCGGCGTGTTTCCCGCCGACGCCTGGAAAGAGATGGGGGCGCTCGGACTGCTCGGGCTGCGCGTGCCGGCCGCGCTGGGCGGGCAGGAGACCGATCTTGTCACGGTGGGCCTCGCGATGGAGGAGATCGGCCGCGGCGACCTCTCCTGCACCTACGGCATCCAGCTCTCGGTGCTCGCCGCCGAGATCCTGGGCGCGCACGGGGACCCGGCGCTCAGCGAGCGGTGGCTGCCGCCGATGACGCGCGGCGAGGCGGTGATCGCGCTGGCCCTCACCGAGCCGTCGGCCGGCTCGGACGCCGCGCATCTGGCCTGCCGGGCCGAGCGCGACGGCGAGGGCTGGGTGCTCACCGGCGAGAAGTCCGGCATCAGCCTCGGCATGGCGGCCCACGCGGCCATTGTATTCGCGCGCACCGGGGCGGGTGGCGCGCGCGGCATCTCGGCCTTCCTGGTGCCGCTCGACCTGCACGGCGTGGCGAGAAGCCCGCTCCGCGACATGGGCTCACGGGCCATCGGTCGCGCCGTGCTCGCCTTCGACCACGTGCGGCTGCCCCGCGGGCATCTGCTCGGCGGGGAGGGTACGGGCTTTGGCCAGGTCATGCGCGGCTTCGACTTCAACCGCGCACTGATCTCGCTGGCGTGCCTGGGCGGCGCCGAGGCGTCCCTCGAGGAGACCATGGCCTACGTGAAGGAGCGCCAGGCGTTCGGGCGCCCCCTGGCGCGCTTCGAGGGCGTGACGTTCCCGCTCGCCGAGGCGGCGACGCTGGTGGAGGCCGCGCGCGGTCTCTGCCTCCGCGCCCTGTGGCTCGCGGATCGCGGCGCCCCGTGCACCAAGGAGGCCGCGATGGTGAAGTGGTGGGCGCCGCGGCTGGCCGTGGACACCATTCATCAGTGCCTGCTGCTGCACGGCCACTACGGGTACACCGACGAGCTGCCGTTCGAGCGGCGCATGCGCGACGTGATGGGACTCGAGATCGGCGATGGCACCGCCGAGATCATGAAGATGGTCGTGGCCCGCGAGCTCCTGGGCCGCGAGAGCCTGCCCTACTAGCGGAGCAAGAGGAGACCCTGTCCCCATGACCGAGTCCATTGCCATCAGTCACGTCGTCCAGGGGCCGATCCCGCCCACCGCCGCGCGCGCGACCTGGCCCAATGTCCTTCACACGCGGGTGGCCGAGCTGGCGGCCGAGCTGGGCCCCGGCGCCTGGGCCAAGCGCATGATCGCGGACGAGCGGCAGCTCGTCACGCTCATCTCGAGCCCCGCCGGGGCGGGGAATCGTCCGCACTGGCATCGCGACTTCGACGAGTGGTGGGTGGTGATGGCGGGGCGTCTCACCTGGGAGCTGACGGGCGGCACCGTGCTCCACGCCGCGCCGGGCGACATCGTCTGGGTGCCGCGCGGCACCGTGCACCACATCCGGACGGAGGGCGCGGAGCGCTCGCTGCGGCTGGCGGTGGCCATGCCGCCGGCCACGCACTACTTCAGCCCGTGCGAGCAGTGCGGCTTCACCGACGACGGCCCGCGCGAGTGGCAGGCCTGAGCGAGCGGCGCTAGCGGGCGGGCTGTATCGGGCGGCCGGTCACCAGGACTTCACGCAGGGCCGGGCCGAGTCGCGCGAAGACCGCGTCGGGCTGGGCGCCCACGCCGTCGCACGTCTTGCTGAGAAAGCAGCGCGCGCTCGCCGCGAGCACCACGTCCAGGATCTCCGCGTCGTCGAGTCCGTGCCGTCGCAGACCCTCGACGTCCTCGGCGGTGATCGCGGAAGCGTCGCGCACTACCTGCTGGGCGAAGGCCATCATGGCCACCTCCGCCGCGGTGAGCCCGGCGCGCTCGTAGTCGCGTGCCACCGCGGCGAGCTCCGCCTCGGTGAACATCCCGGCGTCCAGCAGCACGCTGCTGTGGGCGAGCTGTCAGTAGCTGGAGCGGAGCGCGCGCGCCGCCGCGATCGTGATGAGCTCGTAGCGCCGCTGATCCATGTGACCGCGGATCGCCGCGATGAGCTGGCCCCAGGCCGCCAGGACGTCGGGGCGGTGGCCGAAGAGCTTCGCGTAGTTGGGCACGTAGCCCGACTGTTCGCGGAGCGCCGCCTGCTGCTTCCGCGCATGCTCGGAGAGATCGTCACCGGAGGGCTCGTTGATGTACGGCATGGGAGAAGGATACTCCAGGGCCGGCGGGGGCGCTTGACCGGCGCCGGCCGGGCCCGCTAGGCTCCTGCCCCGTGACCTCTCTGCGCGGGCGCGTGGCGGTGGTGACGGGCGGCTCGCGCGGGATCGGCCGCGCCATCGCGCGGCGGCTGGCCGCCGAGGGCGCGGACTGCGCCATCACCTACCGCCGGCACGTCGACGAAGCCCGCGCCGCGGTCGCAGAGCTCGAGGCGCTGGGCCATCGCGCCCTCGCGGTGCCGCTCGAGCTGGCCGAGCCCGAGACGGTCGGGCCGGCCTTCGAGGAGATCGCCTCGCGCCTCCATCGGATCGACATCCTGGTGGCGAGCGCGGCGGCCACCGCGTTCCGCCCCATGCTGGAGCAGAAGCCCCACAACCTGCGGCGCACCTTCGCGATCTCGCTCGAGAGCTTCGTCGCCGCAGTGCAGGCGTCGGTGCCGCGCATGCCGGGGTCTGGCCGCATCATCGCCATTTCCGGCATCGACAGCTTCCAGGCCATGGAGGGCCACGGCGCGCTGGGCGCGGCCAAGGCCGGTGTGGAA is drawn from Candidatus Methylomirabilota bacterium and contains these coding sequences:
- a CDS encoding cupin domain-containing protein produces the protein MTESIAISHVVQGPIPPTAARATWPNVLHTRVAELAAELGPGAWAKRMIADERQLVTLISSPAGAGNRPHWHRDFDEWWVVMAGRLTWELTGGTVLHAAPGDIVWVPRGTVHHIRTEGAERSLRLAVAMPPATHYFSPCEQCGFTDDGPREWQA
- a CDS encoding SDR family oxidoreductase translates to MTSLRGRVAVVTGGSRGIGRAIARRLAAEGADCAITYRRHVDEARAAVAELEALGHRALAVPLELAEPETVGPAFEEIASRLHRIDILVASAAATAFRPMLEQKPHNLRRTFAISLESFVAAVQASVPRMPGSGRIIAISGIDSFQAMEGHGALGAAKAGVESLVRALALELGPRGITVNGVNPGFVETESSRYYIEQGLGRVYAEAAAELTAATPVRRLGTVEDVAGLVAYLASDAASFLTGQTLVLDGGLSIVSPLNRLTER
- a CDS encoding acyl-CoA dehydrogenase family protein; translation: MALDFALEPEQETLVRTLRAFAQRELAPRSGEWDRAGVFPADAWKEMGALGLLGLRVPAALGGQETDLVTVGLAMEEIGRGDLSCTYGIQLSVLAAEILGAHGDPALSERWLPPMTRGEAVIALALTEPSAGSDAAHLACRAERDGEGWVLTGEKSGISLGMAAHAAIVFARTGAGGARGISAFLVPLDLHGVARSPLRDMGSRAIGRAVLAFDHVRLPRGHLLGGEGTGFGQVMRGFDFNRALISLACLGGAEASLEETMAYVKERQAFGRPLARFEGVTFPLAEAATLVEAARGLCLRALWLADRGAPCTKEAAMVKWWAPRLAVDTIHQCLLLHGHYGYTDELPFERRMRDVMGLEIGDGTAEIMKMVVARELLGRESLPY